The window ATTATCCCTTGCTCATCAAGATCATTGCCTCACGGGTGAAGGCGGGAACCAGTAATCTGGCCGAGATTTTTGAAACATACAAAGAGAACCCCCTTCGCCTGCTGGATGAATCCAACAGCAGTGCATCCATTGATCAGCGTCATATTGATGTCCGCACCTGTTTCATGACGTCGTTTAACAGCTTGAATAAAAAGGAGCAGCATGTTTTTCGTCATACCTCCTTGTTTAATAATTCCTTTACCATTGAGGAACTGGCAATACTGCTGGGTGATGGTATTAAGAAACCAAAAACGGCTGAGATCGAAGAACTGGGTGAGATCGTCAGTCGATTTGAGCGGTTATCGTTGATCAACTGTTTGCATGGCAGTGACGGACAGGAAATTACTTATGAACTTCATCCACTGATGCGGGAATTTGCTTTAGACCAGCTGAAGCAAAAGGAGAAAAAAGAACAAGAAGAGAAAAGAAAGAAGGAAGGGGAGAATTCAGATTGCCGGGAAGAGAATAGCACTGAAAGAGTCAGAAGTCTTTTGCAGGAATTGCAACAGAAAAGAAAAGAAAAAATTTTACAGGAGCATCTAAAAAATAAACCTTCTTTAGTGAAACAGGCAATAGATGCTGTGCAGTACTGCGACCAAGTTTTTGACTTTTCAACGGTGCTGGAGTTCATGGAAGTCCTTGATGAACCGCTTGCTGGCTTGAGCTATTTGGATGACAGGCTCACCTTGTATAAGTCGGCGAAACGGGCAGTGGTGGTAGCCGCGCCCGATGATTATGACAAGGCGCACTATTGGAAACAGCTTACTGACATGGAGAAGCAACAGGCTCAGTCAAAAAGTAAGTTTGAATTTGTGGGGCGAGACAAAGAATTAACCTATTTTGAGGATAAATTCCTTTTTCAGCCCGGCTCTTTTATTTTGAATTTTCATACAAATGGTGAGGGAGGCGTTGGCAAGACACAACTTCTTCTACAAATGTTGGAACTATGCCGAAGCAGGTATCCCGGTAAAATTATCAGCAGTGATGAGTTAATTGATTTTTATTATACCGAAGCTCGTTCCAAAGCTGGGATTATTGAACAGGTTATCAGGAGATTGGGCGAGCATCATTTTAAGGGAGTTGTTCAGCAGTTAGAAAAATATCGTCAGACCAAGGACAGCTCGGAGCGGGAATATCTTCTGGATGATGCAGTAACTGCATTGCGTAAAGATTATGAAGTATTCGCAGCAAAGTCTAAAAAAGATAACTGCACTATATTGTTGTTTTTTGATACATACGAGGTCGTTCAGTCTATTGATAAAGAGGAAAAACTGGCGAAACCCACAGATTTTTCCAAATGGCTGGAGAAAGATTTCTTCCCTGCGTTGCAATCAGATAACACACGGCTTGTTGTTGCTGGCCGTTATCCTCTTCTTGATGTCGCAGGCAAGTTTACTTCAAAAAAAGCTCTTTCAGTGTTCAGATATAAAGAGGCAGTTGACTTTATGTTTGAGTACCTGAAGATTGCAGAGTTTACCACGGAAGAATATCAAGCTTTTCTGGAAAGATTTCCAGCTGCTGAAAAGCTGTTGCAAGAGTTTCGATACTCTTTCGGGGCAGATGAAACCGGTATTCGGATATATGAATTTCCCAATGGGTACAGAAAAGAACTCGGTGAAGAAAGTTGGCATGCCTTAGCAGAAAAGATACCTGCCAACAAAGAGGAAAAACTCCGTGAATGGCTAAAGTTAACTCGGCGCGAACTGCTGACAGTCGTTCGATTGGCAAGGAGACGTCCGATTTATCTTGCGCTTTTTATGTATTGGTTTCGTTTCAACAAAGGAGGGGACGAACCGAGGAAGTTGGTAAAAGAGGCACAGAATGCCGGTAAAAATGAGACAGATCGTTTTGAGGAGATTATTCTTAACTGGCTCTGGGAAGATGAAGAAAAGAGGGAATACATTTATTGTATGACCGTGGCCTATCGTCGGATGACCTCAGAGCTTATGCAACATTTAACTGGAGACTCGTCTGAACGTTGCCAAAAGATTTTACTGGAAGATATTCGACATTTTTCTTTTGTTAAACATAAAGAGGACGCACAGAAGGGAGATGTTGTTCTGCTGCATGATGAGATGCGGGAGCTGATAAAAACAAGATGGCAGAATAAGATTGATTCCGATCAGGAAAAAAAAAGGAACATATTAGAAAAAACAATTCATTACTATAAAGAAGGTCTTTTGACGCCGAATTATGTTTTGACAGATTTTTCTTGCAGCCAACTGGGGCAAGGAAATCTTCTTGAGAGTATTGTCGATAAAGTTAAAGGTATTCAGTCGTTTTTCTTTAAAAGAGACGGTTTTCTTTCAGCACTCAAGACTGAAACTGAACTGACGAAGGACGAGCTGAATAAGTACTCGCCTGTGTTGGTTAAAGCGGCAAGGCAGGAAGTATTTCAGGAAAGACGAGAAGTGTACTTTCCTGAACTTATGGAATATGCCTTTATGGTAAATGCTGACAACGGTGTACAGCTATTCTGTGAGGAATTTGATACAGCAATAGAAGATGGGCGAGTGGCTTATGCTGGTCTGCTCGGTCGCGAGGCTGATTTTTGTTGCAAAAAGTTCAATGCTTCTGTGTTTGCCAGGCTTGAAGTAGCGTTACGGGATGTGCAGCATTGTATTGAGGGGAATGAAGTTGATATTTCTCAAGCTCTAGATGTCATCAAGACGGTAAATGATAGACAAAAAGATGATGCATCCTGGGAATTCTCTTTGCTCTCTGGCAAGTTTAAACTCTGGGAAGGAATAGCCCATTTTTGGAAGGATGAATTTGAAGAGGCCATTTCCCTGCTGAAGAAGGCAAGAGGAGTTTTTATTGTCCATGAAGGGCAGGAAGACCTGATGTTTCTTGCTGAAAACTGGATAGGCTATACATATTACCGAAAAGCTGATTTTATTGAGGCGGAAAGCTGGATGAATCAGAGCCTGAACGGGCTTCTGGCTCTGCTGGAAAAAGAAGTGGAGACCAAGACAAGGAAAAAAAGAAATATCCAGCAGCATATTCAGTATGCCTACGGCAACCTTGCCATGTTGAATCGTTACAAAGGGAAGTTTGCTGTATCAATACAATATGCTGAGGTTGCACATCGTATTGTTGAGAGTCTGCCCCGCAATAAAAAAGAGATTTTCAGGTCCCTGACTACTATGGCCCATGTTCTTGCTGTTGCCGGGCGCACTATGGACGCTCGTTATTACCTTGAAGAGGCGGAAAAAATCTATAAAGAAATACCGGATCGCTTGTTAGGAGGCCGAGTATACAGCAACTTCTGCCATCTTTTTTACGGCACGATGGAGTTTTCCAGTCTTATTGAATATTACAGGGCCGAGGAATTGCATCAGGCTGTAAAAACTTCCCAAGGAAAAAATATACCAGAATATGTTGAGGCTGCGGAGAAAGCAATAGCCCTGCTTGAGGTCGAGCCTGTATTCCATAAAGAGCTGGCTGATGTTTCTTTCAGTTTGGGTGAGCTGTATATGATGATGCCGCCTGCAAAATTTATAGGGAATAAATGGTCATCGTTTACAGGGGATAAATGGACATCGGCAGAACAGGCATTTGAAAGAGCACTGTACTCCGCCCGGAAAAGCGGATTTAAATACCGGCTCATTGATACGCTGGAACGACTTGTTATCCTCTATTATTTTCAAAGTCAGGCAGGAGACGAACTTCCCCAAGAACAAAAGAAGAGAAGCCGAGAGAAACGGTATCAATATCAGAATGAGATAGAGAAAGAGCAAGACAGTCTGCAGCGTCATTCTAACTTAGCTGGTCGTTACGAGCTGACTCTGGGTGATATACATTTTGATAACGCACTGGAACTGCTCGAAACTGATGATTTTGCAGCAGGCAACGAACAGCTGGAAAAGGCATTTGATCATTACATCGCGTCAATATTTTATAAGAAGAAATTTAACGATGACCAGTATCATCTTATGTTGCGGGTTGTTTACAGCCGTCTGAATACCTTGGTTGATTTGGCATACCCAATCACCTTTCCCCGTCTGGTAAGTCTTGAGCAGAACAGTCGGCAAGATACGCGGAAAGAACGAAATATTTCAAAGGAGACAATAGGCTGGTTTGAAAATAATCGTTCTCAATGGGAAGATAAGATAGAAGATTTCAAATGGATATTCGATCAGGTGCTTCTGCTGAAGGAAAGAAAGGTAGAAGAGAAAAAACTGAAAGCACTTGCGGAGGAGGTTACCCGGAATGAGCGAAAAGGGGAATACTGGAAAGCGGTACTGATAAATAAATGCCTGACCGAACTCTACTGGACGCAGGTAAATACTGTAGCAGATTTTGAAAAGGAACAATACCGTGAGCGATTAACCCTTCAGTTGAATCAGCAGAGTCGGTTGTACCGTCTTTTGGGAGATTATTACCATGCTAAACGGTCTTATCAGCGTGCGAGAAAAATAATCGAAGACATTGAAGCACCTTTGTTAAAGAAAGGGCTGGAAGGTCATACGAATATCATTGAAGGGGAATATCTTTTCCGACGAGGAGAATTCGGCAAGTTGCTTGAATCCATTGTGGTTGATGAGCTACCGTCGGCCAGAAACAAATTTGAAAAACAGTTTCCCGGTGAATTGCAAAATGCTCGGGATTTATTTGAAAAAGGTGAGGCTCTGCTGCTGGAAGCTCTGGAGAGTGACCTTGTCAACAAAGGATCCTATCAGCAGAAGCTCTCTGAAGCCTATTTTCAGTTAGGTGAACTCGTTATGATTCAAGGAGACTTTCCTGAAGCATTTCGATATTTGAAAAAATGCATCAAACTGTGTGAGCAAAGTAGAAATAATTTTCGTCTTGATGATGCAAAGCAGAGCTATCTAAGTGCTGTGTATTTTTCAGGGTGTGATGACGATTCGATTTATCAGGAAAAAATTGAACAGGAACTTGAGGAGAAAATCAAAGCTGAAAATTATGAATTTCCTTGGGTGGCTGCAAAATTTCGCATAACTCAAGGTGATGTTCTATTCAATAGATATTTTCAGGCAGAAGAACAGAATCACCATACAGATTCAGCAGCTTTTGGACGTAAAGATATTGTGGATATGTTCCGTAAATACACAGAAGCCTGTAACTATAAAGCATATTTTAACGAGGCGAGTTTTGCGGCTGGATTGCGGGTTTTGCGGCGGAGGATAGAGATGCTCCCGGACAGCCGTTCCCTTGATATTCTCAGTGACATTTTCCGCCAGATCTGGCAGGACGGCGAGAAGTTATGGGACAAAAAAAAGGAACTGGACAGCATCCTGCAGCTCATCCGCATGAGGAGTTTGGTGTTACAGTATGAAGACCAGTAAGAGAAAAACAACCAAACAATGACCCCGCTTATTCGGCATAACCGTAACCGACCTGTTCACAGGTTCACCCTACCGCGTTGAACTGGAAAAAGACCTGTCCCTGAAACAGCAGTTCGTGGATGTGGTGATTATTGAACGGGAAGAAGGCGAACCTCCTGCTGACCTGCCCGACGGGCTGGACAACCTGGGACCGCATAACATCCTGAGCTTCAAATCCCATCAGGAACCCTTCACCCCGTGGGCCTGCGACGAGCTGCTGGGACATTATGTCAATTATCGCAAACAGGCAAGTCCGTCAATGGATAATCTGCTGCCATCTGAAGATTTCAGATTGTACGCCGTGGCAGCAAGATACCCGGAAAAGCTGGCCCGGAAAGTACAGTTGCATGAACATGCCCCAGGAGTGTATGATTTTATATGGGCAAGTCGTTCTGTCCGCCTGATTGTTACGGGCCGTGTGGCGCAGGCAAAACGAAACGCTGTCTGGGAGCTGTTCAGCGGGATTCCTGAACGTGTTGCGCACGGTGCATCCGGGTATGCATGGCGCACGGAAGGGTTGAGCAGCGTTATCTCCACTTTATATACCCATTACCGCTTGGAGGGAATTCAAATGCCGTATACTGTAAAAGATTATTTTCGTGAGGTTACCCTGGAGCATCTTGACACTCTGACATTGGAGGAACGACTCCGGGGATTTTCCAAGGAGGAACTCCTTAAATATTTTTTCTCTGATGAAAGCGGAGGCAAAATTGATGAGGAACAAATTAAGCTCTACATTCAGCGGATTCAGCAAAAAGAATCAAAAAAGTAGCAGGCTGTACGATGTGGTCGGCGGCATGGCAGTCAGAGAGACTAAGCAGCAGCATCTCGCCTAAACTACCCATTACCGCCTGGAGGGAATTCAAATGCCATATACTGTAAAAGATTATTTGCGTGAAGTTACCTTGGACAACCTTGATACTCTGACCCCGGAGGAACGTCTCCGGGGAATTTCTCTGGAGGAAGGTCTGAAATACTTCTTCCCTGATGAATCGGAAGAAAAAAAGCGTACTATTTTGCAAAAGCTGCTGAAAGAAGAACAGAATAATGGAAAAAAAGAGTAATGCAGTATATCGCTATGAAAAGCTGAATTAAAACGTATGAAAAACAATAAAACAGTATCGCAGCAGTTTTCCCTGTCCTTTTACACCTTGTCGGAAACACAGCAGCCTCGCATAAAAGTATCTTTGACCGGCAATAATGGTGACGTAGCTGCTCAGAAGAATGTATCTGGACAGGAACGAAAGAATATTTTTGCCTTAGGCAGTCACTGATTGTGCGGGAGAAGAAGTCAGAATGAAAAAGACAAAGACCGAAAGCTACCTGCAAGCCTATTATGGTTCAGATCAGGCTAGTCCATGTGCTGTGCGTGTGATCCTGAACAAATCTGGGCGACCTGCGTTGAAGGAACAACAGAAGAAAAGAAAGGGCCTGTATGCACTGGGCAGCAACTAAGCACAATCATAAAACCCATGCTCTTCCCCTCAGCCCCCCTGTCCTACGCCGTAGAACTCACCTACGCCTGCAACAACTCCTGCACCGGCTGTGCCAATGTCTGGGGAACCCGCCGCCAACAGACCCTGACTAATTGGCGAAACCTCTTTGATCGCATTGCCCCGCCTGAAGACCCCAGTAAATATGCCGAACTCATCCGCCTGACCGGCGGTGAACCAACCCTCCATCCTGAATTGACCCAAATCGTTGAACACATTGATTCTCTAGGCATCGCCCATGTCCTGTTTACCAACGGACGTTGGACCGATCCTGCCTCTATCATCGACCTGTATCAAGGCCAGAAAAACTGCCTGGGTATGCTTGTCAGCCTGCACGGAAGCACCCCTGCTGCCCATAATACTTTGGTAGGGGATACCAACGCCTTTGGACAAACCTGTGCAAATATTCGTCTGGCCGCTGATGCCGGGATAGAGGTCTTTACCAATACCATCCTGACTAAAGACAGCTGCGAACAGGTTCAAGAGATCATCCACCTTTCCCAGGAACTTGGTGCGGAATACGCAGTGTTCAATCGTTTTTTGGGAGGAGATAACCCGTATCAACCTGGCAAAGAGCAGCTTCGGCAAGCTGTCTTGCTGATTGAAAACCTGCACAGACAGGGCGTATCCTGCCGAATCGGCAACTGTGTGCCAAAATGCTTTGCCCCCAATTCCACCGAAGGCTCCAATGCAGGAATAGAGCATTGTGCGATTTCGCCAGAAGGTCTTGTCCGCCCGGATAATCTCACCAGCACCGTGTTCGGAAATATTTTTGAACAACCTATCACAGAGATTTGGCAATCGGAACAGGCGCAACTGTACCGACAGCAGATTGCTCCGGCCTGTCTGGAATGTGTTGAGTTATCTCGATGCCGGGGGGGAGATCGATCTGCCACCCTGGAACAGGGTGAACAACAAGATCCCCTGATGACAGGCCCCATTCAGGAGGCAGAACAGAAACCCATCCATCTGGACCCGAGCTGGAAGCCGCTTGCCCGCTTTCGCATCAGGGAGGAACCCTTCGGATACCTGGTAACCCGCTATAATTGGTCAGTACCGGTAGCGTATGAAGCAAAACCTGTTCTGGATGCAGTGAATGGAGAGTATACCCTGGCAGAAATTCACGAACGTTTCGGAGATGAGGCCCTGGAGCTGATCGGGCGCTTGTACCAGGAGGATTGTTTGGGCTTTGAATAAAAGGTAAGGGCAGGACTGCTGGCCACGGCCTATGTCCTGTTGTTTGCAGTAAGGTTACTCCTTCCCCATCACCTGCCTGAAGTCAGAGGCCTGCCGGGCATCGCCCGAAACAACATCTTCCAGCTTTGCCTGCGCCGCAGGCATCCGATCAAAAGGATCGCGGTGCTCCGTTTTCTCGTCTTTTCTTAGACTGCGCTGGCGGAACAAGAGCACCTTATCAGGTGAATGTTCAACCCACTGAACCGGAACCGTTGAGATTCCGGGAAAAATTGAATATACTGAGAATGATGCGATTGTAAGGGATAAAAAAAATCCCGCAGGAGGGAAGAAGTTCAGTCCAGAGAACCCTTTACTTATAAAGAAATGTTATAATGAGATGACTGATCAAGTACAATACTGGGTTGAATTGTCAGAATATGATATTGAAACAGCCCAAGCTATGCTGCAAAGCGGGCGGTATCTTTATGTCGGCTTTATGGCCCATCAGTCAGTTGAAAAGATACTCAAAGCCTGTTATGTGAAAGATAACGGCAAACCGGCTCCTTTTTCCCACAGTTTGTCTTACCTCGCAAAGAAGGCGGACATTTATGATGCTTTTTCAGAGAACCAGAAACTTTTTATCGATATGCTCGAACCGATGAATATTGAGTGCAGATACCCGACGCACAAAGAGCAGCTATTGAGAAGTTTGACGGAAGAACGCTGTAAAGAGATACTTGCAAATGCAAAGGAACTGCAACAATGGATAAAGAAGAAGTTATAAGGAAACTGGTACAGTACAAGCGTCTCCTGTCACAATATATGTCGTTCGATAAAATGATGCTCTTCGGTTCTTATGCGCGGGGAACTCAACGGGAAGACAGCGATGTGGATGTCGCGATAATAGTTGATGAGATGCAGGGGGATTATTTTTCCACAAGACCGCTGCTCTGGAGAATCAGGAGAGAAGTGGATGACAGGATTGAACCGGTTCTTCTCGAAACAAAACATGACCAAGGCGGTTTTCTGAAGGAAATAATGAAAAACGGAATTCTGATACAGGATTCCTGACTACGAGATAACACTCTAAAATTTTTAAAATATTCAAGTTAGCAGCGAACTATCTCTTAAATCTGTTTTGGATGCAGTGAATGGAGAGTATACTCTGGCAGAAATTCAGGAGCGCTTCGGGGATGGGGCCCTGGAACTGATCGGGCGCTTGTACCAGGAAGATTGTTTGGGCTTTGAATAAAAGGTAAGGGCAGGACTGCTGGTCACGGCCTACGTCCTGTTGTTTGCAGTAAGGTTACTCCTTCCCCATCACCTGTCTGAAAATAATCTCCCGCAACTTCTCCTCATCAATGGGTTTGGAGAGATAGTCATTCATTCCGGCAGCAAGACAATCAGCACGATCCTTTGCCGTGGCATTGGCTGTCAGGGCGATGATCGGGAGGTTAATTCCTTCGGCCCGCAGAATTCGT is drawn from Candidatus Electrothrix aestuarii and contains these coding sequences:
- a CDS encoding tetratricopeptide repeat protein; translation: MSEQNILRYAREEAELLRKRAWDLIDRLDKLESQLNISVDADESSSLKIRINNTRDLLENYEEKYIAMCGKAGISPEILSRSESDRDSGHKIKKDQKGKLPQLFLVPPRNPRFVGRKNELRIFIDQVIKLEDGAFAICGVKGIGGIGKTEIAKEVCYIFQETWKEQPKLAENLADLLSQRKGGFFQDGILWIQFDPEQQNPMSLTKELSGQLTSQHPDIFNKKIKLDELADLLAGRDLLMVMDSVEQNMRTFNYVLERFKGRFPLLITSRRAIPGIKSEEINVLNVLEPEDAETLFLCHLENQKLTEKDRETVRKLCDLLCYYPLLIKIIASRVKAGTSNLAEIFETYKENPLRLLDESNSSASIDQRHIDVRTCFMTSFNSLNKKEQHVFRHTSLFNNSFTIEELAILLGDGIKKPKTAEIEELGEIVSRFERLSLINCLHGSDGQEITYELHPLMREFALDQLKQKEKKEQEEKRKKEGENSDCREENSTERVRSLLQELQQKRKEKILQEHLKNKPSLVKQAIDAVQYCDQVFDFSTVLEFMEVLDEPLAGLSYLDDRLTLYKSAKRAVVVAAPDDYDKAHYWKQLTDMEKQQAQSKSKFEFVGRDKELTYFEDKFLFQPGSFILNFHTNGEGGVGKTQLLLQMLELCRSRYPGKIISSDELIDFYYTEARSKAGIIEQVIRRLGEHHFKGVVQQLEKYRQTKDSSEREYLLDDAVTALRKDYEVFAAKSKKDNCTILLFFDTYEVVQSIDKEEKLAKPTDFSKWLEKDFFPALQSDNTRLVVAGRYPLLDVAGKFTSKKALSVFRYKEAVDFMFEYLKIAEFTTEEYQAFLERFPAAEKLLQEFRYSFGADETGIRIYEFPNGYRKELGEESWHALAEKIPANKEEKLREWLKLTRRELLTVVRLARRRPIYLALFMYWFRFNKGGDEPRKLVKEAQNAGKNETDRFEEIILNWLWEDEEKREYIYCMTVAYRRMTSELMQHLTGDSSERCQKILLEDIRHFSFVKHKEDAQKGDVVLLHDEMRELIKTRWQNKIDSDQEKKRNILEKTIHYYKEGLLTPNYVLTDFSCSQLGQGNLLESIVDKVKGIQSFFFKRDGFLSALKTETELTKDELNKYSPVLVKAARQEVFQERREVYFPELMEYAFMVNADNGVQLFCEEFDTAIEDGRVAYAGLLGREADFCCKKFNASVFARLEVALRDVQHCIEGNEVDISQALDVIKTVNDRQKDDASWEFSLLSGKFKLWEGIAHFWKDEFEEAISLLKKARGVFIVHEGQEDLMFLAENWIGYTYYRKADFIEAESWMNQSLNGLLALLEKEVETKTRKKRNIQQHIQYAYGNLAMLNRYKGKFAVSIQYAEVAHRIVESLPRNKKEIFRSLTTMAHVLAVAGRTMDARYYLEEAEKIYKEIPDRLLGGRVYSNFCHLFYGTMEFSSLIEYYRAEELHQAVKTSQGKNIPEYVEAAEKAIALLEVEPVFHKELADVSFSLGELYMMMPPAKFIGNKWSSFTGDKWTSAEQAFERALYSARKSGFKYRLIDTLERLVILYYFQSQAGDELPQEQKKRSREKRYQYQNEIEKEQDSLQRHSNLAGRYELTLGDIHFDNALELLETDDFAAGNEQLEKAFDHYIASIFYKKKFNDDQYHLMLRVVYSRLNTLVDLAYPITFPRLVSLEQNSRQDTRKERNISKETIGWFENNRSQWEDKIEDFKWIFDQVLLLKERKVEEKKLKALAEEVTRNERKGEYWKAVLINKCLTELYWTQVNTVADFEKEQYRERLTLQLNQQSRLYRLLGDYYHAKRSYQRARKIIEDIEAPLLKKGLEGHTNIIEGEYLFRRGEFGKLLESIVVDELPSARNKFEKQFPGELQNARDLFEKGEALLLEALESDLVNKGSYQQKLSEAYFQLGELVMIQGDFPEAFRYLKKCIKLCEQSRNNFRLDDAKQSYLSAVYFSGCDDDSIYQEKIEQELEEKIKAENYEFPWVAAKFRITQGDVLFNRYFQAEEQNHHTDSAAFGRKDIVDMFRKYTEACNYKAYFNEASFAAGLRVLRRRIEMLPDSRSLDILSDIFRQIWQDGEKLWDKKKELDSILQLIRMRSLVLQYEDQ
- a CDS encoding radical SAM protein, whose translation is MLFPSAPLSYAVELTYACNNSCTGCANVWGTRRQQTLTNWRNLFDRIAPPEDPSKYAELIRLTGGEPTLHPELTQIVEHIDSLGIAHVLFTNGRWTDPASIIDLYQGQKNCLGMLVSLHGSTPAAHNTLVGDTNAFGQTCANIRLAADAGIEVFTNTILTKDSCEQVQEIIHLSQELGAEYAVFNRFLGGDNPYQPGKEQLRQAVLLIENLHRQGVSCRIGNCVPKCFAPNSTEGSNAGIEHCAISPEGLVRPDNLTSTVFGNIFEQPITEIWQSEQAQLYRQQIAPACLECVELSRCRGGDRSATLEQGEQQDPLMTGPIQEAEQKPIHLDPSWKPLARFRIREEPFGYLVTRYNWSVPVAYEAKPVLDAVNGEYTLAEIHERFGDEALELIGRLYQEDCLGFE
- a CDS encoding HEPN domain-containing protein, whose product is MSEYDIETAQAMLQSGRYLYVGFMAHQSVEKILKACYVKDNGKPAPFSHSLSYLAKKADIYDAFSENQKLFIDMLEPMNIECRYPTHKEQLLRSLTEERCKEILANAKELQQWIKKKL
- a CDS encoding nucleotidyltransferase domain-containing protein; the protein is MDKEEVIRKLVQYKRLLSQYMSFDKMMLFGSYARGTQREDSDVDVAIIVDEMQGDYFSTRPLLWRIRREVDDRIEPVLLETKHDQGGFLKEIMKNGILIQDS